The window GCGCGATGTAGAACCGCGCCCGGTGCTCCCTGGCCTTCCTCCTCAGCCGCACCACCCGCGCCCTCACGCGGCCGCTGCTGCTTCCGGCGGAGTAGCTCCTCACGAGCATCCGACGGCCGGTGATGGCGCCTGTCGACGCCGTCGTCGTCTCGGCGGAGGACGACCTCGCCgactccatcctcctcctcctatcTTCTTGGAGCGATGTATtttactggcgagatcgacaactgGAGATGGATGTATATAGAGGAGAGGAGAGTGGTGCATGACATGAATGGGAATGAATGCAGTGGTCTGCTTCTCTCACCCTGTCGATCTTATCGTGGGCGTGGGCGCCACCAAGAGGTCGCGGAGCGCGCGTGCTCCTCGCCGGCGGCCGCAGACCGTCCGATGCCGTGGCGGGCGGCAACGGGGATCGTGGGGTCCGCGCGCGTCCGGTACTGCTTCCACTGGCCAGCCGCCAGCGTACGCTCGCCATCGGAGGTCGAGCTTGGACGGACTGCCGGGAGACCCGGAAGTAACTGGCCTCGTTTTCTAGTCAGTAAGTATACTGCTGGTAGCTGTTTGTTGTTGGCTTCTGCATGCTTGCGCGCAAGACGAAGCAGCAAGGCGGGAATGAAAGTGAATCGTAACGGTCTTCCTTCGTGTTTTCAAACACCCATGTAAAATTTGGGAGTACATGGCTTTCCTCCCATCTCTGCTCTAATGGAGAATCTGTACTCTGGAGGACTGGATCTGGACTTCCTTCACTTCCTATTTCAGCGACAGCCGGCAAGCATCGGTGCTCGACGACGATGGCGAAAAAGGAAAATAGTACTACCATTTTGAGTTCTCTTGGCGAGAAATAATGTGTGTGGAAATAGCTACCACCAAAAATAAAAACTACAACCAGGAAACAATTTCTGGTTGATGCATGATTTCATCTACACCAATCCAAACTTTCAACAATCAAAAACCGGGCTTTTAATTAATCAAATTCAGAACGATGAAACTTCTATTAAATCCCCAAGCCGAAAGTACCATGTTGAGAAAAAAGAACAAACACCCTTCTTCAAGCTGTGGGTGCCCTCTCTTGTCCTCCTTTCACGTCGACAACGATGGAGGGTATGTGTACCGTGTGGGTGGAGTCATGTCTTATTTGGTGGCGCTTGCCGACTTTCTCCTATGTGGAGCCAATGCTCGGTTCGCGCGCTTGGAGAAAAAAAAATGTAATGGTAAGAGGACAAGGGAGGGTGGTAGATGCGCACGACAAGAACACACACGACAATTATATATAGTTGGAGGAGGTAGGAAACAAGGAGGCGACAAGAAACGGGGAGAATGTTCGAGATAGCGTCCAACCTGAGTTCAGAGAATTAATTGTTAACCAAATAAAGGAAAGACATATTACTCATGATGGATCTGAGTGTCCATAGCTAGTTTGAGCGCTTAACAAAAACAAACGTAACAAAAAAAAAATAGTTTCAAAGGCAAGTGGAGcctatgtatgtatgtatgtatgtactccctccgtttttatttactctgcatattatgtttgactgaagtcaaacttcgtaaagtttgaccaagtttatagaaaaaatataaacatttaccataacaaatctatatgatgtgaaagtacattcaataatgaatctaatggtattaaTCTGTTATTGTATCTGTTAATATTTGTATTGATAAACTTTGTCAAAATTCACAgagcttgactttgaccaaagctAATACAAGgactaaataaaaacggagggagtatgtatgtatgtatacaGACTTGTGTTTGACAATGAATGACAAACAACTTGTGTATCAATTAATTAGTTAGTGCTATGCTCTCTCTTAATTGGTATGTTGTAAGGAGTGATAGTTTGTATTTTATTTTTCTACTTTGAAGAATGACAAGGCTTGAAATTGGATGGAAGAAAAAGAGGCCTACATGTGCACGTTCAATGACTGTGTTGCAACTGTTGTGACTCTGAGAGATTGCTTGGGTAAGGGCTCAGTACACCGGCCTAGAAGTGAAAAGAGCGATCAAAAGTTTGCACCACCGAAGAAGAGAAAACCAAAAACTTCTCATATTTTTCGAAGGATTGAACATTTCTTTTATTGTCACATTATCCCGTAAGCAGGATATTGGCCTAGCAACTTTGGTGTAGCCTATTGTATTACTCATATTCATTGAGCCGTATATTATAAAAGGGGCTTTTATTGACTCTAAATGTAGCATTATTGTAATGCATTTGCATAAttaagggtgtgtttggttgggTGGCTATGGATAGCCACTTTTTAAGTGGTTGCCATGTGTTTGATTTAAAATCTGTGCAGTTCAGGATAGCCAGATTAAAAAAAAGTGATGGGTAAGGTCAACCACCCTATGCTTGCATGGTCACCTCACCATCTGAATTGTTTACTACTTGTTCTCAACCCCCcaccccctccacacacacacacaatgaAAAAAAGGAATTTAATCAGGCTTTCGGTGAGGACATTCGTAAGTCCGCATTTGTCATCCAACGTACTATGAAGAATACTAGGGTGTTTGAAAGGAAAGGGTAATTCATGAAATATAATCGACAAATATATATATGTCTATAAATCATGCAACAAAGAAACCGAAAGAATCCAATATAAATCCATATATGGATCTGGTCATAAAGGGACAATTCATCACACGGCAACAAACACACTGAGAATTACATCAGATGGAACACAATCATGTAGAGCAGCGCATGTGATCATTGATTGAAACGCAGGGGAGAGAAGATGCCAACTAGCTACTATTATGGACCCATAGTTCAAAGAGGACTATTCACACATCGTCATGGTGGCAGTGAGGTTGCTGGAGATGCCTCTGACAATGACTTACCCATGCAGGaaagtaccggaaaaggcctccgGATTGGATCATCGTGAAACCCGTGGCGGCGACGACAGAAAAATCCTCGATAAGTAAATCACGTGAGAGAGCTCCGAAATTAGGGAGCATAGTGAATTTAAAGATACTAGATGATACTCCGCACGTTGTTGTGGATGTTTACAATATATTTCAGTGATATTTGGTCGCATGGAACATGTGAATATTCAGAGCAACAATATGATAATTGAAACTGAAAATACATATAACTTATGGTGTTTGATTATTCTAAAATGTTCATTAAATTTATAAATAGCATAATAGAATGGAAATTCTCGTGCATGTTGAAGTGGGCTTTTTCATATGCATGGTTTTGCATGTTGAGGTTGACCTACTCCTTATGCATGTTGCATGATGAGGTGGCGTGTTTGCATGTTGAGAGAGATAGGTTAGTGAGTGATACCTATTTTGATAGAAACGATTTACTATAGTAACCAGACAAGTTTGTAATGATACAATGCTATATTGTACTTGACACACACAAAGGACTACTTGATTTCTGTCAATACACCAAAATATAACCAATGCATGCTTCCCTAGGGCCAAAAGGAGTTCCCCTAACGCACCTAATCTAGAAAATCCATTATATACACCCTTAATTAAGGGTTAGTGTGCTTTTGTCCATTCCTGGCAGCTATCTCCTTGGAAAGGTAGCTAATCATCTTGTATTATAATGATGCCAAACAATTTTGACAAGAACATATGTTACAAGTCAGTTGTGAATATTATCTGAAGAATCTCTTACAAAATTTCTGAAATGAAAAATGGAAAGGTAATTATGCATAAGCTAGATAACTTGTACACAAACGAAATCATACTTAATAAATGAGTGACAATTTACTGTCAATTTAAAATGGTAGTCCTGAGGGAGACAACCCCGGGAAAAACTGTAAGTTCAGAGGGGGGGAAGAAGGAGATGACGAGGAGAAAGCTACCAGAAATGTACCTTTCTTTGCGGGCTTTAATAGAAGATGCTAATTTAGATTCCAAAAAACAAACAAATTATCTGTAAGCAATGGTGGAACTTCCCTAGGGCAAAAGGGGGCAATTGCCCCCCTCCTCCGCCTACTCTAGGAATCCATTATGTATACCCTTAAATTCTAGGCTTAACTGGCATGTTGGGTTTATCTATACATGTTGGGTTTCTTCAACTATCATATTGGGCTTATATATACATGAAATCATACACAATGATGTTCTCCTCACCCTGCTGACTGTATCCAAGGAGTGACACCATATTTCTGTGGTGAAGTCGAGAAAGCAACGTAATCTGAAATAATATATCCAAACAATTAGCTAATTATTTGATCGTGAATATATTACCATGTAGAAAAGGAACTCAGAAGAAACTAACCTCCCTCGTAAAATAACCGGCGCTCTACGAGGAGTTTAGACATTTGTCCGCAACCTCTGTACCATCTGCCAACTTTCTGTAGTAAATGTCTGCTGACCCTCCAGAGCCTATTCTTCTCTTCAATCCATTTGTGGCCATTTCAATATTGGATAGCGTATATCTCGCCAGGTTTGCTTGGAATTCGATCAAGACAAGATCTTCTTCTTCAGGTGCTGCAataaaagaggggttgtcaaaTGAGCTAAATCAGCTGCAAAAATATTGGTAGTTGGACCAAAACACATAGTGACAGTCTTTCGTAGTTAGAAGACACACACCATTTAGAGGTGGAACGTTCTTCTTGCGTCTGAATTAGTAGCAACATCCAATCGCAGCGATTATTAGCAGAACAACTCTAGACGCAATACATGCAACAATAACAGATATTAAATCTCTCTCGGCCAGGACTCCCCTTGCAAACAATACCTCGTGGAGATGTTGTTAGTTCTAAGGGGGGCAAAGAAGGAGGAGATGAGAAGGATAAAGCTACTAGGAATCTACCTTTCTTTGCAGACAAATCTGCAAGAGCGTACTGGTGGAGCTTCCCTGTGGCAAAAGGGGGctatcgcccccccccccccccccccacacgcacacacacaccatTCCAGAAACCCATTATGTATACCTTTAATTTCTAGGCCTAACTACCATGCCGGATTTCGTCAAATACCATGTTGCGTATACATAATTGGTAGCTATGCTCCTTAATTCAACATGGATTTTCGTCAACTCTTGCCAGAATCATCTAAATCCCCTCTCAAGCTTCTTCTAAACCTGATACACCCCCAGCCATCATTAAGAAAAATTGTAACAGTAATATTAAAACTCACATTCACATTATACAATCTAGCAAACTTGGTACAAAGTGGAGTCCTACTCAGCCAAGCATCTTTCGAAAACCTAGTATTTATGCCATTCCCAATCTTTTTCTTACAAAACTTATAGAAATACTTCCTACAGTTCAGAATTCCATGCATAAAATGTGACTGGTTGGGTCTCTTAGGAACATGAACCAGCAACTCCTTACTACAATACTTTGTCCTGATCATATCTTGCCATAAACCCTCTTCATTCTCTAGTTTCCAAAGCCACTTGCTTAACAAGAAAATATTCATATTTTCAAATCCACTACATGTAAACCACCCTAATTTATAGGCTGGCACACAACCTCCTATTTAACCAAATTATATTTATGAGAATCATCACTATCTTGTCAAAATATTCTCCTCATAAAAAATTCTGCTCTCTTAAGAAGGCCTTTAGGAATAGGAAACATAGACATCATAGTATGGAATATTGCTAAGACTATCCTTCAAAAGAATAAGTTTGGCACCGTAAGAAATTAACCTCCCTTGCCACATCCCCAATTTGCCCTCCTTATTCTCTACCCCTATCCAGTCACTATTTCTTAGTTTCCCACTATGTACAGGAATTCCTAAATAATTCATAGGCAACTTCCCAGCAACACAAGTAAAATTCTCTCTGTATTTCTCTACTTCATCTAAAGCATTACCAACATAGTAAATTTCACTTTTACCAAACTTAATTTTTAAACAAGACAATTGTTCAAACAGACACAATATAGCTTTCAAGTTTTGGCATCCTCAATACTTGCCTCTAAGCAAAAAAGCAATGTCATCAGCGTATTGTAACATGCTCAAACCCCCTTCCACCAGATTGGGCACAATACTCTTAATAAGACCGCTATCTCTAGCTCTAACTATCAATTCCTGTAGCACATCTATAACAATACTGAATAGAATGGGTGAGAGGGGATCTCTTTGCCTCAACCCTTTACAGCCACACTACCACCCTGTGCAATTTGTTCAACCCATCCCATATACTGTTCAGAAAACCCCTTTATACGAAttacagaaaataaaaaaaatcaaattcaaatTATCATAAGCTTTTTCGAAATCTACCTTAAACACTAAAGCATTGTTCTTCTTCCTACAAACTTCATGTAACAAGATTACCCCGTCTAATATGAACCTCTTCTTAATGAAATCCACCTGGGGTTTATATATACATGTTTGATTTCGTCAACTTGCATGTTgggtttatatatatatatatatatacatatgttGGATTTTGTCAACTGCCATGTTTGGTTAATATATATAGTAACTTTTTAGGATTTGGGTAGAATAAAAACCCTCCGCTTGCAATCCCTTCTAGGTGATGCTTGATGCAGCGTTGCTGAGGGGCCCAGGTGTTCTCTATTGTTCTTCATAAATAACGGGTTGGTTATATGTGTTGTTGTTCATTGGCTTGGTTCCATGTGCATCGGTTGCGGCAACATTGTCTTCTTGGACAACCTCTCCCTTCATTTAAGCCTTTGAAGTCAAGGTCAtcaacttgatctggtgatacTAGTGTGCGGCTACCTACCTGCCTACCTAGATTTTGGTGTTCCCACGATGATATGCTTGGTCAATCTCCGTCGGTCTACTACTGCGGTGATTCAACGGGATTTTTTCCTCTACATAGAGGGTTTGGTTGGTACTTAGATGGTTGGACTTCTTGATGTTGTCAATATCGGCATGATGTATGTATCATTGTGCCACAATGGCATGGGCTCGACAAGAATTTTGAGGCATATAATGGTAGACATAGACTCTCTCTTTGTTTACGGTGAATTTCGTGCATGTTCTATCGACCGTATATAAACCAGATATAATttgaagaaaaagggaaaaactatgagaaggaaaaaaggaaaggtAAATCCTCGGCCATTGGATCAGCGATGAACGGCTGAGACCATCAGTCTGTGTGTAATGTAGTAGTATGTTGACTAGTCCAACCGAAGGAGCATACCAATTCGCATCTCAGTCAGTCCTCCCCTTCCTCAGGTCACCGGCGATGGCAATGGCGTCGTCCCTCCCCACCACCGTCTTGCTCCTCCTCAAACCTCAAAAAAAGGTACAAATAGGCCCATGTTAACTTGAGAAGTGGGCCTAGGCCCACAAACCTCAAATCCCTGTGATGCCCAGTTGCCCACATtcacatgcgggcccaccgtcgAAGCGATAAGGAGCGTGACAGCCACTCAGCCCGCCGGCTCACCCGACAACAGCTCTCGCTTCACTCGCCGGAGGGAAACAGAGCAGAGATgaccacggcggcggcggcggcgacgatgcGTCTGTCTTCCCCCTTCAAGGCCCCGCCTCTCCGTCCTCCCTGCCACCGCGTCCTGCCATCGATGCGGGTCCCCAGGCGGGCCGGGCTGGCCGTCTCCGCGTCCGCCGCCGGGTCGCCCCCCACCGTGCTCGTCACCGGCGCCGGAGGACGGACAGGTAGATACTACACATCCCGCTATCTTTTCTCCATCCGCTTACTTTCGCCGCACATTACTGGACGATGCCACCTTCTCTTGGTGCTCCAGTGGGATTCAGTTCGTATCTGTGGGAGAATTTGCCGGCGGAGGCGGCGGTTTCTTGGAATCAAGATGTTTCACAAATCACAACCTATTGAACCTCCCATCGATTTACAATCTACACTCCCGTATGCGTACTGTAATCCGGTGTGCGCCTCTGGCCTCTGCTGTGGTGACCCAGGCCAAATTGTGTACAAGAAGCTGAAGGAGAGGGCAGACCAATTTGTTGCCAGAGGGCTAGTCAGGACGCCGGACAGCAAGGGTAAGataggcggcggcgacgacgtgTTCATCGGCGACATTAGGGATCCTGGGAGCATTGCTCCGGCGATCGACGGCATCGACGCGCTCATCATCCTCACCAGTGGGGTCCCAAAGATGAAGCCCGGGTTCGATCCTAGCAAGGGCGGTCGGCCGGAGTTTTACTTCGAGGAAGGGTCTGATCCCGAGCAGGTGACTGACGAAACCACCTGGCAATGGCATTACTCATATTAGCAATACATGTCAACTTGTGCATTTCTTTAGAGCTAACAATGCCTTGTGTTTGTTTTTCCTTGGTTTAAGGTGGATTGGATAGGCCAAAAGAACCAAATCGACGCTGGTAAATCTTCACCTTTGTCTTGTTCCGTTAGAGCATTATTCAATGTTTACCGTGTTCATTGAAATGATTGGTCGGATTGATGTGTCGTTTTCTCTCCGGTCGACCTTTTTCTTGTCTGCTCTCTAAGTTTCCCCGTCTTGAATTATCCATGCAGCCAAGAGCATTGGTGTAAAGCAGATAGTTTTGGTTGGATCCATGGGCGGAACAGATATCAACCATCCATTAAACAAGCTTGGGAATGGGAATATACTGGTATATAGCATATTCGAAGATTCTTTTATATGTTCTGAAATATACTTGTGTGTGCATGAAGATAGCATATGTACCATTTTTGAACTTAGGACGATCAATTGCCTCCCCCACTAATTTGCAGGTGTGGAAACGGAAGGCAGAACAGTACCTAGCGGACTCTGGTGTACCATATACAATTATAAGGTTATAACACAAACTCATTCATTAGTGCTATTTGCAGAATGAGACTTATTCTTGCATGTTCCGCAAAGATTTCTTTTGTCACATTTGAGTTATGTAATAGGCTGCCAGACACTTTTTTCTCCCCATAAAAGTTCAGTCATAAAAGTAATTTTATATATCTGTGATGAATGAAGAAAACAACAAAACAATAGAAGTGCATTATGGAGTATGAAGCACCACAAAGAAAAATTAATTTAGTATAAGAAATCAAAATTTTCAATTTCTTCCGTAGGGACATTAATTGTTGGAGTATTTTCCACCAACAATCGTGTGTGGATAAAATACCTTTCCCATATCCCATCTCTTTCCAGGGCTGGAGGACTACAAGACAAAGATGGTGGTGTACGTGAGTTGATTGTTGGAAAGGATGATGAGATCTTGAAGACGGAAACGAAAACTATTGCCAGGGCAGATGTTGCAGAAGTTTGCATACAGGTATCTTTATAGAACGGAACACATGTTTCAGTAGATAAACAACTGCTCAATCTTTTTTTCATCATCTACCAAACACTATATTTCTTGCATCAATCTATGCCTTATTGGCTAGTGGTCACCACCACTGATCCATCTGTGCCTTTCATGTGTAGGCCTTGCTATTTGAGGAAGCAAAGTTCAAGGCGTTTGATCTGGCTTCAAAACCTGAAGGTGAAGGAACACCGACGACAGATTTTAAGTCTGTTTTTGCACAAATTGCTACTCGCTTCTAAGAAGACAAGATCATTCTGGCCAATGAAATGGGGACAGTTTTTTTAATTAGGCGATATGGAATTTGTACCGGGTCAGGTTAGTGTTCTGTTTATTAATTGAGGAAATGCAACATTTTATTCTATGCACGATTACTCCATAGTGATTTCTTTGTTTATCTCTTTTCTTTGTGGTCAATTGATTCTGCACAACATGTTTATAGTCGTTCTGTTACCTGGTTGATTGGTCCTAATATGGATGTGCGGACTTACTATTTGCAGTTAGTTTATTTTGTTAAATAAAGGTAGGAAGTGCTTGTCCTTCAGGGGTCATGTTGCCATGATGTTCTGGGGTCTACATGATTTAGTTTCAAGTTAATTCATTTGCTAGTCTATACAACATTTAGGGTTATCCATATTGCGTATTTATAGTCCTACCAATTAGTTGGTGAGTATAATCTGAATTGTAAATTTGTCAGGAATATAAAGTGCCCATCTTTTACAAGCTCGTTCTGTAGCAAAAGTAGAAGTGACATGTCATCTCCTTCCAGATTGTTAAAAATTACACAGCTATCTAAGCTCCTCACAACATTACCAGATTTAACAATATAACCAACTTGAATCTCATTTCCGAGATTTTTATGCGTTGTTCACTTGCAAATTTATTTTTTCACTTTCTTATTTGCACGTTCTATTTAAAACATGATATTTCTGTGCCGTTGATGTTAAGACTCTGTACTGTGTTAACTGAGAAGCTTTTGTGCATGAAACATCACATAACTTAGTAGCTAGAATTTACACGGGTGAACATCACTTCACGGGTTTCTGAGAGAATTAAGGATTGTTCGGTATGATTTGTCTTGCACTTATCGAGTTGCGCAGCTGACGACCTATATTACCTAATATGTGCATACTAGTTCATTTGATTGGATTTTGGATTCGTTTATAGAAACCTTGTTTAGATTAAGTACAATTACCGTCTTCAAACCAGAAATGACATTTTCTCTGACCTTTCATTTCGCTTATTTTGAGAGGTAGGCAGTGCAATAATCTCCTTCACAGTAAGACCAGTGTCTAGGTATGGTGTTTCCACTAATCTCGTCTAGTATGCCCAATAAACTGATCAAAACAATAACCAAGTACACATAGTTAATATTCGTTAAAAAGAAACCCGGATTCACTTATAGAGCAACTTTCTAGAACAGTTTGTTCAGAAATTGAAAAGAACACAAAAGTAAAGTGCAATTTTACAGTCGCCTTCTATTTATTTCCTACATATGTCGTGTATGTTGCACAGTTGAACCACATCAAAACATGTTGAGTATCGACATTCGAATCCCCATCCCATCTCTTTCCAAGATAGTTCCCAATGCTCATCTGATGAAAGAATATCTTACAGTGTTCAGCTTTAGATACATGGTGCTGAGAATCATGCAAGTAGATACCGAGGCGGGAAGTTGCCCACGCATGTTCGCACACTTGAAAACCCGCTTGGATCATACTGATCATCGTATATTTCATTAGGTTTCCATTTAGATATAGCATAAAGTACTCTCCCTTTCCATCCTTGTAGCAGCCAACCGCGATCTTCAACAGCAAAGAATTCCTCATGATAAAGTGAGTTCTTCATGTGAACTATTTTCTTTAAGATGGCTGGATCGACAGGAAGCTGCTCGAACCCAGCCTTGAGGAACCTTGCTTGCCACTGCCTGTAACTTTCTGGCCTCTCAGTCCTTTCTGCATCCTCACATGCTATGATGTTAAG is drawn from Aegilops tauschii subsp. strangulata cultivar AL8/78 chromosome 1, Aet v6.0, whole genome shotgun sequence and contains these coding sequences:
- the LOC109784112 gene encoding uncharacterized protein At5g02240 produces the protein MRAHRRSDKERDSHSARRLTRQQLSLHSPEGNRAEMTTAAAAATMRLSSPFKAPPLRPPCHRVLPSMRVPRRAGLAVSASAAGSPPTVLVTGAGGRTGQIVYKKLKERADQFVARGLVRTPDSKGKIGGGDDVFIGDIRDPGSIAPAIDGIDALIILTSGVPKMKPGFDPSKGGRPEFYFEEGSDPEQVDWIGQKNQIDAAKSIGVKQIVLVGSMGGTDINHPLNKLGNGNILVWKRKAEQYLADSGVPYTIIRAGGLQDKDGGVRELIVGKDDEILKTETKTIARADVAEVCIQALLFEEAKFKAFDLASKPEGEGTPTTDFKSVFAQIATRF